The following are encoded in a window of Gramella sp. MT6 genomic DNA:
- a CDS encoding SPFH domain-containing protein, which translates to MLNLIFIPILVVLMILVIFSGIFIVKQQTSAIIERFGKFTSIRSSGLQLKIPFIDQVAGRINLKVQQLDVMVETKTKDNVFVKLKISVQFQVRKDNVYDAFYKLESPHDQITAYVFDVVRAEVPKMKLDDVFERKDDIAIAVNRELNEAMQSYGYDIIKTLVTDIDPDVQVKAAMNRINAAEREKVAAEYDAEADRIKIVAKARAEAESKRLQGQGIADQRREIARGLEESVDVLNNVGINSQEASALIVVTQHYDTLQAIGEETNSNLILLPNSPQAGSDMLNNMVASFTASNQIGEAMKEQNRKQAGKTRKDRNRDNDEA; encoded by the coding sequence ATGCTTAATTTAATTTTTATACCCATTCTTGTGGTCCTCATGATCCTGGTAATTTTTTCCGGGATCTTTATCGTGAAACAACAAACATCTGCCATTATAGAGCGTTTTGGAAAATTCACAAGCATTAGGAGCTCTGGTTTACAACTTAAAATTCCGTTTATAGATCAGGTAGCGGGAAGAATAAATTTAAAAGTTCAGCAACTGGATGTGATGGTAGAAACAAAGACTAAGGATAACGTTTTTGTGAAACTTAAGATTTCGGTTCAATTTCAGGTTCGGAAAGATAATGTATATGATGCCTTCTACAAGCTCGAAAGTCCTCACGACCAGATAACAGCCTATGTATTCGACGTTGTGCGTGCAGAAGTACCTAAAATGAAGCTGGATGATGTTTTTGAACGTAAAGATGACATCGCTATTGCCGTAAATCGTGAATTGAACGAAGCCATGCAGTCTTACGGATACGATATAATTAAAACTCTGGTGACAGATATAGACCCAGATGTGCAGGTAAAAGCCGCCATGAACCGAATAAATGCTGCGGAAAGAGAAAAAGTTGCTGCAGAATATGATGCCGAGGCTGACCGAATCAAGATCGTGGCTAAAGCCAGGGCAGAAGCAGAAAGCAAGCGTTTACAGGGACAGGGTATTGCAGATCAGAGACGTGAGATTGCGAGAGGACTGGAAGAAAGTGTGGATGTTCTAAATAATGTTGGCATTAATTCCCAGGAAGCTTCCGCCTTGATAGTGGTTACGCAGCATTATGACACACTGCAGGCCATAGGTGAAGAGACAAATTCCAATCTTATTTTATTACCCAATTCTCCCCAGGCGGGTAGCGATATGCTAAATAATATGGTGGCATCCTTTACCGCATCAAATCAAATAGGAGAAGCAATGAAAGAACAGAACCGAAAACAAGCCGGTAAAACCAGAAAAGACAGGAACAGAGATAACGATGAAGCATAA
- a CDS encoding YtxH domain-containing protein — protein MANTGNTLLALITGAAIGAGVGLLYAPDSGEKTRKKLKKDAQKAQDNLNKRYHETSSNLSEKAKKARVDFEERLEETLSSASHKADDILAAMENKLEELRKQNAKLQKDKTGKSSGSSPDKAVV, from the coding sequence ATGGCAAATACAGGAAATACACTTTTAGCATTAATTACAGGAGCTGCGATAGGCGCCGGAGTAGGATTATTATATGCTCCAGATAGCGGAGAAAAAACTCGCAAAAAGCTTAAAAAGGATGCTCAAAAGGCTCAGGATAACCTTAATAAGCGTTATCATGAAACAAGTTCTAATCTAAGCGAAAAGGCTAAGAAAGCTAGAGTGGATTTTGAGGAGAGATTAGAAGAGACCTTATCTTCTGCAAGTCATAAAGCAGATGATATATTGGCTGCAATGGAGAATAAACTTGAGGAATTAAGAAAACAAAATGCTAAATTGCAAAAAGATAAAACAGGCAAATCCTCTGGAAGCTCTCCAGATAAAGCAGTAGTATAA
- a CDS encoding phage holin family protein: MAFEKLSNSVHDLNNNVQSFLHSNSEYYKLKAFKQGMKGATALVRFLIMAFLLSTAGVMISFALAIVISQAIGVPSSGYFIVGGFYLIVFVLIFIFGKEPIEKLVLRKFSKAVFNDKDD, from the coding sequence ATGGCATTTGAAAAACTATCCAACAGTGTTCACGATTTAAACAATAATGTTCAGTCTTTCTTACATAGTAATTCTGAATATTATAAACTAAAGGCCTTTAAACAGGGGATGAAGGGAGCAACAGCTCTTGTTCGTTTTCTGATAATGGCATTTTTGCTGAGTACTGCAGGGGTGATGATTTCTTTTGCCCTGGCTATAGTCATTAGCCAAGCGATTGGGGTTCCAAGTTCCGGTTATTTTATTGTAGGCGGATTTTACCTGATTGTATTTGTATTGATATTCATCTTTGGAAAAGAACCTATAGAGAAATTAGTTTTAAGAAAATTCTCTAAAGCGGTATTTAACGATAAAGACGACTAA
- a CDS encoding glutamine--tRNA ligase/YqeY domain fusion protein, which translates to MAEGKKSLNFIEQIIEEDLSNNYKKEDLKFRFPPEPNGYLHIGHASSICLNFGLGEKYDAPVNLRFDDTNPAKEEQEYVDAIKADIEWLGYKWAEECYASDYFQQLYDWAVEMIQNGDAYVDSQTSEEIAEQKGTPTQPGTDSPYRNRSVEENLELFEKMKNGDTPEKGDVLRAKISMGASNMLMRDPVMYRCLHKSHHRTGTDWKIYPMYDWAHGESDFIEQVSHSFCTLEFLPHRELYNWFIKKVSKPGDFEPKQREFARRNLSHTVVSKRKLLQLVEKGIVDSWDDPRMPTISGLRRRGYTPDSIRKFADSIGVGKRENLIDVSHLEFCAREDLNKVAPRVMGVLDPVKLVITNYPEGEEEWLEAENNPEDESAGSREVPFSRELYIEQEDFKESANRKFFRLTLGKEVRLKNAYIIKGEDVEKDSEGNITEIHCTYDPKSKSGSGTEESLRKVKGTLHWVSVKHAIEAEVRLYDRLFTEETPDGVKDKDYLDFVNPESLKVVTGYLEPSLKDAKIQDKVQFQRIGYFCVDKDSTAAKPVFNRTVSLRDSWAKIKN; encoded by the coding sequence ATGGCCGAAGGAAAAAAGTCGCTTAATTTCATTGAGCAAATCATAGAAGAGGATCTTAGTAATAATTATAAAAAAGAGGACCTGAAATTCAGGTTCCCGCCAGAACCAAACGGTTATTTACATATTGGACACGCATCTTCAATCTGTCTTAATTTTGGACTTGGAGAAAAGTATGATGCCCCGGTAAATCTTCGTTTTGATGATACAAATCCGGCCAAAGAAGAGCAGGAATATGTAGATGCTATAAAAGCCGATATCGAATGGCTTGGTTATAAATGGGCAGAAGAATGCTACGCTTCAGATTATTTTCAGCAGTTATACGACTGGGCGGTAGAAATGATCCAAAATGGTGATGCTTATGTAGACAGCCAGACTTCTGAAGAGATCGCTGAACAAAAAGGAACTCCAACTCAGCCTGGAACCGATAGTCCTTATAGAAATCGTTCAGTTGAAGAAAATCTTGAGCTTTTCGAAAAAATGAAGAATGGCGACACACCAGAAAAAGGTGATGTTTTAAGGGCTAAAATTAGCATGGGAGCTTCAAATATGTTGATGAGGGACCCTGTAATGTACAGATGTTTGCATAAAAGCCATCACCGTACCGGGACAGACTGGAAGATATATCCAATGTATGACTGGGCGCATGGTGAAAGTGATTTTATCGAGCAGGTTTCACATTCTTTCTGTACCCTTGAATTCCTTCCGCACCGTGAATTATATAACTGGTTTATCAAGAAAGTAAGTAAACCGGGAGATTTTGAACCTAAACAACGTGAGTTCGCCAGGAGAAATCTTAGCCACACTGTCGTTAGTAAGAGAAAACTTCTGCAACTGGTAGAGAAGGGGATCGTGGATTCCTGGGATGATCCAAGAATGCCAACAATATCTGGTTTAAGAAGAAGAGGTTATACACCAGATTCTATTAGAAAATTCGCCGATTCAATTGGAGTCGGAAAAAGAGAGAATTTAATCGATGTTTCTCACCTGGAATTTTGTGCCAGGGAAGATCTTAATAAGGTTGCTCCCCGTGTAATGGGTGTTCTGGATCCTGTAAAACTGGTCATCACTAATTATCCTGAGGGAGAAGAAGAGTGGCTTGAGGCTGAAAATAATCCTGAAGACGAATCTGCAGGAAGCAGAGAAGTTCCTTTTTCGCGTGAATTGTATATAGAGCAGGAAGATTTTAAGGAAAGTGCCAATAGAAAATTCTTCAGATTAACCTTAGGAAAAGAAGTAAGGTTGAAAAATGCCTATATCATCAAAGGAGAAGATGTAGAAAAGGATTCCGAAGGAAATATTACAGAGATCCATTGTACCTACGATCCTAAAAGTAAAAGTGGAAGTGGTACTGAAGAATCTTTAAGGAAGGTAAAGGGTACTTTGCACTGGGTATCTGTAAAACACGCGATCGAGGCTGAAGTTAGGCTTTATGACAGGTTGTTTACTGAAGAGACACCAGATGGAGTAAAGGATAAGGATTATCTAGATTTTGTGAATCCAGAATCGTTGAAAGTTGTTACCGGTTATCTGGAACCAAGCCTTAAAGATGCTAAAATACAGGACAAAGTACAGTTTCAAAGGATTGGTTATTTCTGTGTAGACAAAGATTCAACTGCAGCAAAGCCTGTTTTTAATAGAACCGTTAGCCTGCGTGATTCCTGGGCCAAGATCAAGAATTAG
- a CDS encoding DUF6327 family protein, with the protein MRVYSSFEEIDKDLKILKLQTEIDKEEIKLSIDQTKESLSPVSLIGSTIGSIIQKALVLKAVSKIIGVKKVIASTKE; encoded by the coding sequence ATGAGAGTATATTCATCTTTTGAGGAAATTGATAAAGATCTGAAGATCCTGAAGCTTCAGACCGAAATAGACAAGGAAGAGATCAAGCTAAGTATTGATCAAACCAAAGAAAGTCTATCCCCGGTTTCGCTTATTGGAAGTACTATTGGGTCTATTATCCAAAAGGCTTTGGTTTTAAAAGCGGTTTCTAAGATAATAGGAGTGAAGAAGGTTATTGCTTCAACTAAGGAATAA